The Canis lupus baileyi chromosome 11, mCanLup2.hap1, whole genome shotgun sequence genome includes a window with the following:
- the LOC140643024 gene encoding protein FAM32A-like, with protein MAAYEQVQKGPLKLKGVAELGVTKRKKKKKDKDKAKLLEAMGTSKKNEEEKRRGLDKRTPAKAAFEKMQEKRQMERILKKASKTHKQRVEDFNRHLDTLTEHYDIPKVSWTK; from the coding sequence ATGGCGGCCTACGAGCAGGTTCAGAAGGGGCCCCTGAAACTAAAAGGCGTTGCAGAGCTCGGTGTGACCAAgcggaagaagaaaaagaaagacaaagacaaggcGAAACTCTTGGAAGCGATGGGAACGAGCAAAAAGAACGAGGAGGAGAAGCGGCGAGGCCTGGACAAGCGAACCCCTGCCAAGGCGGCCTTCGAGAAGATGCAGGAGAAGCGGCAAATGGAAAGGATCCTAAAGAAAGCATCTAAAACCCACAAGCAGAGAGTGGAGGACTTCAACAGACACTTGGACACCCTTACGGAGCATTATGACATTCCCAAAGTCAGCTGGACGAAGTAG